Proteins encoded in a region of the Armatimonadota bacterium genome:
- the yidD gene encoding membrane protein insertion efficiency factor YidD, whose amino-acid sequence MGRRFGIMMIRAYQRSTRWMPGTCRFSPTCSQYTLEAIQKYGLVKGCLMGAWRIARCNPWNPGGHDPVP is encoded by the coding sequence ATGGGCCGCCGATTCGGGATCATGATGATCAGGGCCTATCAGCGCTCGACGCGCTGGATGCCGGGCACGTGCCGGTTCAGTCCGACGTGCTCGCAATACACCTTGGAAGCGATCCAGAAGTACGGGCTCGTCAAAGGCTGCCTCATGGGCGCTTGGCGCATCGCCCGCTGTAACCCGTGGAACCCCGGAGGCCACGACCCGGTCCCTTAG
- a CDS encoding ribonuclease P protein component, with protein MNGPSRQRFDELFSQGQRAVGRLFRVCSLPGEGLVGFATARAIGCHARRNRAKRRARAAFNALPPLSVRADMAVLVREEAAKAEWNELVEELGRLCEETQRRWAADSGS; from the coding sequence CTGAACGGCCCCTCTCGCCAGAGGTTCGACGAGCTTTTCAGCCAAGGCCAGAGGGCCGTCGGACGGCTGTTCCGTGTCTGTTCGCTCCCCGGTGAGGGCCTCGTCGGCTTTGCGACGGCTCGGGCCATCGGATGTCACGCGAGGAGGAACCGGGCCAAGCGAAGGGCTCGGGCAGCCTTCAACGCGTTGCCGCCCCTGAGCGTAAGAGCCGACATGGCGGTACTGGTGCGCGAAGAAGCGGCGAAGGCCGAGTGGAACGAATTAGTGGAAGAACTGGGACGCCTCTGCGAGGAGACACAACGGCGATGGGCCGCCGATTCGGGATCATGA
- the rpmH gene encoding 50S ribosomal protein L34 translates to MKRTFQPNNRKRSKTHGFRIRMRTTDGQNVLKRRRSRGRKRLAA, encoded by the coding sequence ATGAAACGGACCTTTCAGCCCAACAACCGGAAGCGCAGCAAGACCCACGGTTTCCGTATCCGCATGCGGACGACCGACGGTCAAAACGTGCTGAAGCGCCGCCGGTCGCGGGGTCGGAAACGTCTCGCGGCCTGA
- a CDS encoding PEP-CTERM sorting domain-containing protein, whose amino-acid sequence MCAFAAMSANASFTVATYADPSIDHADEMFIWDEVASTLSGSWNKDGMVVKTPGLIGGGEVVNAKMQFDVVDLTPIIAGELYIMGAGRVRFYTDDLNNPFMTITYSGGVFETHSALGGSTLIGNDVKFAGQNVPNGLTDEQFSFSLTNETDKGDKTSYTSSFTSSAAPEPGAMIAMGAGIAALIAKRRKR is encoded by the coding sequence GTGTGCGCGTTCGCGGCGATGTCCGCCAACGCCAGTTTTACCGTCGCGACGTATGCCGACCCTTCGATCGACCACGCCGACGAGATGTTCATCTGGGACGAAGTCGCCAGTACTCTTTCGGGATCCTGGAACAAGGACGGAATGGTCGTCAAGACGCCCGGACTGATCGGAGGCGGCGAAGTCGTCAACGCGAAGATGCAGTTCGACGTCGTCGACCTGACGCCCATCATCGCCGGCGAGCTGTACATCATGGGCGCGGGCCGGGTCCGGTTCTATACCGACGACCTGAACAACCCGTTCATGACGATCACCTATTCCGGGGGCGTGTTCGAGACTCACAGCGCCCTTGGCGGCAGCACGCTGATCGGGAACGACGTCAAGTTCGCGGGGCAGAACGTTCCGAACGGACTGACGGACGAGCAGTTTTCCTTTTCGTTGACCAACGAGACCGACAAGGGTGACAAGACCTCTTACACCTCGTCGTTCACGTCGTCGGCCGCGCCGGAACCCGGTGCGATGATCGCCATGGGCGCCGGAATTGCCGCCCTGATCGCCAAGCGCCGCAAGCGCTAA
- a CDS encoding saccharopine dehydrogenase NADP-binding domain-containing protein codes for MQNSFGILGAGMQGTAAAYDLAKFAGPARIFVGDVDVKQAHKCADRVNSLVGDLICEPVEVNALDPASLTAFLERVDMVLSCVPYWMHPHIADVAIQTMTDMVDLGGNTDVTLQTLDKNDKALAADITLIPDTGLAPGLVNNLGCYIVESLDVCDTVKLYCGVLPQNPKPPFNYKLTFNCEGLVTEYDYEAVALRNGQIIKVPTLTEVEEIWIDQLGKMEAFVTSGGTSTAPYTFQGKVPNYEYKTIRWPGHAHLMKIFKDFGFWNESEIRVKDKTVVPKDVFNAVFEPELAKFEDLDQCAVRGLGWGLRDDKPTRIQIDIFDRQCETTGFTSMERLTGFSMSIIAQEVVNGRVPKGAVRYENAMSGKAFVRELRKRDFDIKVLETIEFS; via the coding sequence ATGCAGAACTCTTTCGGGATCCTTGGGGCCGGCATGCAAGGCACGGCCGCGGCGTACGATCTGGCAAAATTCGCGGGGCCGGCCCGCATCTTCGTGGGAGACGTCGACGTCAAGCAGGCCCACAAGTGCGCCGACAGGGTCAACAGCCTCGTCGGAGACCTCATTTGCGAGCCTGTCGAGGTCAACGCCCTGGATCCGGCCAGTCTGACCGCGTTCCTCGAAAGGGTGGACATGGTCTTGTCCTGCGTCCCGTACTGGATGCACCCTCACATCGCCGACGTCGCGATCCAGACGATGACCGACATGGTCGACCTGGGCGGCAATACGGACGTCACCTTGCAGACCTTGGACAAGAACGACAAGGCCTTGGCCGCAGACATCACCTTGATCCCGGACACCGGCCTGGCTCCCGGTCTCGTCAACAACCTGGGGTGCTACATCGTCGAGTCGCTCGACGTCTGCGACACCGTCAAGCTGTACTGCGGCGTCCTTCCTCAGAACCCGAAGCCGCCGTTCAATTACAAACTCACGTTCAACTGTGAAGGGCTGGTCACCGAGTACGACTACGAGGCCGTCGCTCTCCGCAACGGTCAGATCATCAAGGTCCCGACCCTGACCGAGGTCGAGGAGATCTGGATCGACCAGCTCGGCAAGATGGAGGCGTTCGTCACGAGCGGCGGCACGAGCACGGCGCCGTACACGTTCCAGGGAAAGGTCCCGAACTACGAGTACAAGACGATCCGGTGGCCGGGGCACGCCCACTTGATGAAGATCTTCAAGGACTTCGGCTTCTGGAACGAGTCGGAGATCCGGGTCAAGGACAAGACCGTCGTGCCGAAAGACGTGTTCAACGCCGTTTTCGAGCCCGAGTTGGCCAAGTTCGAAGACCTGGACCAGTGCGCCGTACGCGGTCTGGGCTGGGGCCTACGGGACGACAAGCCGACGCGGATCCAGATCGACATCTTCGACCGTCAGTGCGAGACGACGGGCTTCACGTCGATGGAGCGCCTGACCGGCTTCAGCATGTCGATCATCGCCCAAGAGGTCGTCAACGGAAGGGTGCCCAAAGGCGCCGTCAGGTACGAGAACGCGATGAGCGGAAAGGCCTTCGTCAGGGAACTCCGGAAACGGGACTTCGACATCAAGGTCCTGGAAACCATAGAGTTTTCCTAG